One stretch of Streptomyces sp. 135 DNA includes these proteins:
- a CDS encoding bifunctional [glutamine synthetase] adenylyltransferase/[glutamine synthetase]-adenylyl-L-tyrosine phosphorylase: MTLPQGRRSSTFTRLLRHGFTDPSAAERLLDAPELSAVRSDPLLLDALGATADPDLALLGLVRLVEAQEDEAGRRELLDTLVTAKPLRDRLLGVMGASEALADHLARHPRDWRALATYESADLHPGVADFERGLADATDPVSLRVAYRRCLLAIAARDVCGTTDVAEAAAELADLATATLRAALAMACAAAPGDAAQCRLAVIAMGKCGGHELNYVSDVDVIFVAEPVPGTESATDGAGSDEGKALRAATRLASHMMRICSETNVEGTIWPVDANLRPEGRNGPLVRTLSSHLAYYQRWAKTWEFQALLKARPVAGDLALGEEYVATLAPLVWHAAERENFVPDVQKMRRRVVENIPAGEVERELKLGPGGLRDVEFAVQMLQLVHGRSDPSIRSGSTLAALDALGAGGYVGRVDAAQLDDAYRFLRSLEHRIQLYKLRRTHLVPEDDADLRRIGRSLGMRTEPITELHRAWKRHTSVVRRLHEKLFYRPLLDAVAQLAPGEARLSTEAARERLVALGYADPSGALRHLEALASGVSRKAAIQRTLLPVLLGWFADSADPDAGLLNFRQVSDALGKTPWYLRLLRDEGAAAENLARVLSAGRLAPDLLLRAPEAVALLGDQRGLVPRGRAHLEQEILAAVRRADGAEQAVTAARGVRRRELFRTAAGDIIGSYGTEDSPAEADPGALVDRVGDAVSDLTAATIAGTLRAVVRDGWGDTLPTRFAVIGMGRFGGHELGYGSDADVLFVHEPREGADEQEAAKAAAKVVAEMRRLLQLPSADPPLLIDTDLRPEGRSGPLVRTLGSYEAYYRRWSLGWESQALLRAEPVAGDEELGRAFIDLVAPLRYPAQGLGEDAVREIRRLKARMESERMPRGADPTLHAKLGRGGLSDVEWTVQLLQLRHGWTEPGLRTTRTREALAAACAAGLIPTEDAATLDEAWVLATRVRNAVMLVRGRAGDTFPSGGRELAAVGRYLGYDAGHVGDMLDDYRRITRRARAVVEERFYGA, translated from the coding sequence ATGACGCTGCCGCAAGGGCGCAGAAGCAGTACGTTCACGCGGCTGCTGCGGCACGGTTTCACGGATCCGTCCGCGGCGGAACGGCTCCTGGACGCCCCGGAGCTGAGCGCCGTCCGCTCCGACCCGCTGCTCCTGGACGCGCTCGGCGCCACCGCCGACCCCGACCTGGCGCTGCTCGGGCTCGTACGTCTCGTGGAGGCGCAGGAGGACGAGGCCGGCCGGCGGGAACTGCTCGACACCCTCGTCACCGCCAAGCCGCTGCGCGACCGCCTGCTCGGGGTGATGGGCGCCTCCGAGGCGCTCGCCGACCACCTCGCACGCCACCCCCGGGACTGGCGGGCCCTCGCCACGTACGAGTCGGCCGACCTGCACCCCGGCGTGGCCGACTTCGAGCGCGGGCTCGCCGACGCCACCGACCCGGTCTCGCTGCGGGTCGCCTACCGCCGCTGCCTGCTGGCCATCGCGGCCCGTGACGTGTGCGGCACCACCGACGTGGCCGAGGCCGCGGCCGAGCTCGCGGACCTCGCGACGGCGACGCTGCGCGCGGCGCTCGCCATGGCCTGCGCGGCGGCCCCCGGCGACGCGGCGCAGTGCAGGCTCGCGGTCATCGCGATGGGCAAGTGCGGCGGCCACGAACTGAACTACGTCTCCGACGTCGACGTCATCTTCGTCGCCGAACCCGTGCCGGGCACAGAGAGCGCGACGGACGGCGCCGGCTCCGACGAGGGCAAGGCGCTGCGGGCCGCGACGCGCCTCGCCTCGCACATGATGCGGATCTGCTCCGAGACGAACGTCGAGGGCACCATCTGGCCCGTCGACGCCAACCTCCGCCCCGAGGGCAGGAACGGCCCACTGGTGCGGACCCTCTCCAGCCACCTCGCCTACTACCAGCGCTGGGCGAAGACGTGGGAGTTCCAGGCGCTGCTCAAGGCCCGCCCCGTCGCGGGCGACCTGGCGCTCGGCGAGGAGTACGTCGCCACGCTCGCGCCGCTGGTCTGGCACGCCGCCGAGCGCGAGAACTTCGTGCCGGACGTGCAGAAGATGCGCCGCAGGGTCGTCGAGAACATCCCGGCGGGGGAGGTCGAGCGGGAGCTGAAGCTCGGCCCCGGCGGGCTGCGGGACGTCGAGTTCGCCGTCCAGATGCTCCAGCTGGTGCACGGCCGCAGCGACCCCTCGATCCGCAGCGGGTCGACGCTCGCCGCCCTGGACGCGCTCGGCGCGGGCGGCTACGTCGGGCGGGTGGACGCCGCCCAGCTCGACGACGCGTACCGCTTCCTGCGCTCCCTGGAGCACCGCATCCAGCTGTACAAGCTGCGCCGCACGCACCTGGTGCCCGAGGACGACGCGGACCTGCGGCGCATCGGCCGCTCCCTCGGGATGCGCACGGAGCCGATCACCGAGCTGCACCGCGCGTGGAAGCGGCACACCTCCGTCGTACGCCGGCTGCACGAGAAGCTGTTCTACCGCCCGCTGCTCGACGCCGTCGCCCAACTCGCACCCGGTGAGGCACGCTTGAGCACGGAGGCGGCCCGCGAGCGGCTCGTCGCGCTCGGCTACGCGGACCCGAGCGGCGCCCTGCGCCACCTGGAGGCGCTCGCCTCCGGCGTCTCCCGCAAGGCGGCCATCCAGCGCACGCTGCTGCCCGTCCTGCTCGGCTGGTTCGCGGACTCCGCGGACCCGGACGCGGGCCTGCTGAACTTCCGCCAGGTCTCCGACGCGCTCGGCAAGACCCCCTGGTACCTGCGGCTGCTGCGCGACGAGGGGGCCGCGGCGGAGAACCTCGCCCGCGTCCTGTCCGCCGGCCGCCTCGCCCCCGACCTGCTGCTGCGCGCCCCCGAGGCGGTCGCCCTCCTCGGCGACCAGCGGGGCCTGGTGCCGCGCGGCCGCGCCCACCTGGAGCAGGAGATCCTGGCGGCGGTGCGCCGCGCGGACGGCGCCGAGCAGGCCGTGACGGCGGCGCGCGGGGTGCGCCGCCGGGAGCTGTTCCGTACCGCCGCGGGGGACATCATCGGCTCGTACGGCACGGAGGACAGCCCCGCCGAGGCGGACCCGGGCGCGCTGGTGGACCGGGTGGGCGACGCGGTCTCGGACCTGACGGCCGCCACGATCGCCGGCACGCTGCGCGCGGTGGTCCGCGACGGCTGGGGCGACACACTGCCGACCCGCTTCGCGGTCATCGGCATGGGCCGCTTCGGCGGCCACGAATTGGGCTACGGCTCGGACGCGGACGTCCTGTTCGTGCACGAGCCGCGTGAGGGCGCCGACGAGCAGGAGGCGGCGAAGGCCGCGGCGAAGGTGGTCGCGGAGATGCGGCGCCTGCTCCAACTCCCGTCCGCCGACCCGCCCTTGCTCATCGACACCGACCTGCGCCCGGAGGGCAGGAGCGGCCCGCTGGTGCGCACGCTGGGTTCGTACGAGGCCTACTACCGCCGCTGGTCCCTGGGGTGGGAGTCGCAGGCGCTGCTGCGGGCCGAACCGGTCGCCGGTGACGAGGAGTTGGGCCGCGCCTTCATCGACCTGGTCGCTCCGCTGCGCTATCCCGCGCAGGGACTCGGCGAGGACGCGGTCCGCGAGATCCGCCGCCTGAAGGCCCGCATGGAGAGCGAGCGGATGCCGCGCGGCGCCGACCCCACCCTCCACGCCAAGCTGGGCCGCGGCGGCCTCTCCGACGTCGAATGGACCGTCCAGCTCCTCCAGTTGCGGCACGGCTGGACCGAGCCGGGCCTGCGCACGACCCGCACCCGCGAGGCCCTGGCCGCCGCCTGCGCCGCGGGCCTGATCCCGACCGAGGACGCGGCGACCCTGGACGAGGCCTGGGTGCTCGCGACACGCGTACGCAACGCGGTGATGCTGGTGCGCGGCCGGGCGGGCGACACGTTCCCCTCCGGGGGCCGTGAACTGGCGGCGGTGGGCCGCTACTTGGGCTACGACGCGGGCCACGTCGGCGACATGCTGGACGACTACCGGCGGATCACGAGGCGGGCGCGAGCGGTGGTGGAGGAGAGGTTCTACGGGGCTTAG
- a CDS encoding glycoside hydrolase family 13 protein, with product MTQHVTAAPAHTDSVPSREWWRDAVIYQVYPRSFADGNGDGMGDLPGITARLPHLRDLGVDAVWLSPFYASPQADAGYDVADYRAVDPMFGTLTDVDDLVREAHSLGLRVIVDLVPNHCSDQHEWFKQALREGPGSPLRDRFHFRPGKGTDGELPPNDWESVFGGPAWTRVEDGSWYLHLFAPEQPDFNWDHPAVKDEFRSILRFWLDLGIDGFRIDVAHGLVKARGLPDIGHEEQVKLLGGQAVPYFDQDGVHEIYRDWRKILDEYTREDGTERIAVAEAWTPTVERSALYLRPDELHQAFNFEYLTTDWDARALRDVIERSLAAMNSVDAPATWVLSNHDVVRHSTRFAGGDEARGLRRARAATLLMLALPGSAYIYQGEELGLPEVTDLPDEVRQDPAFFRSAGQDGTRDGCRVPLPWSGERAPFGFGPAEGGPSWLPQPESWRDLSVAAQTGDPTSTLEFYRSALAVRREHPALGAGRGVEWLDAPEGVLAFRRTCATRAFVCTVNLTASPVTLPTPGALLLASAGVAPGADETALPADSTLWWAA from the coding sequence GCCGGGAGTGGTGGCGCGACGCGGTCATCTACCAGGTCTACCCGCGCAGCTTCGCCGACGGGAACGGCGACGGCATGGGCGACCTGCCCGGCATCACGGCACGCCTGCCGCACCTGCGCGACCTGGGGGTGGACGCCGTCTGGCTCTCCCCCTTCTACGCCTCGCCGCAGGCCGACGCCGGTTACGACGTGGCGGACTACCGCGCGGTGGACCCCATGTTCGGCACCCTCACGGACGTCGACGACCTCGTGCGGGAAGCCCACTCGCTGGGCCTGCGCGTCATCGTCGACCTCGTGCCCAACCACTGCTCCGACCAGCACGAGTGGTTCAAGCAGGCGCTGCGCGAGGGCCCCGGCTCGCCGCTGCGGGACCGCTTCCACTTCCGGCCCGGCAAGGGCACCGACGGCGAGCTGCCGCCGAACGACTGGGAGTCCGTCTTCGGCGGACCCGCCTGGACCCGCGTCGAGGACGGCTCCTGGTACCTGCACCTCTTCGCGCCGGAGCAGCCCGACTTCAACTGGGACCACCCGGCCGTCAAGGACGAGTTCCGCTCCATCCTGCGCTTCTGGCTCGACCTCGGCATCGACGGCTTCCGCATCGACGTCGCGCACGGCCTGGTCAAGGCGCGGGGCCTGCCGGACATCGGCCACGAGGAGCAGGTCAAGCTGCTCGGCGGCCAGGCCGTGCCGTACTTCGACCAGGACGGCGTGCACGAGATCTACCGCGACTGGCGCAAGATCCTCGACGAGTACACGCGCGAGGACGGCACCGAGCGCATCGCCGTCGCCGAGGCGTGGACCCCGACCGTCGAGCGCAGCGCCCTGTACCTGCGCCCCGACGAACTGCACCAGGCGTTCAACTTCGAGTACCTGACGACCGATTGGGACGCGCGGGCGCTGCGCGACGTCATCGAACGCTCCCTCGCCGCGATGAACTCCGTGGACGCGCCCGCCACCTGGGTGCTCTCCAACCACGACGTCGTACGCCACTCCACGCGCTTCGCCGGCGGCGACGAGGCCCGCGGCCTGCGCCGGGCCCGGGCGGCGACGCTGCTGATGCTGGCGCTGCCCGGCTCCGCCTACATCTACCAGGGCGAGGAGCTCGGCCTGCCCGAGGTCACCGATCTGCCGGACGAGGTGCGCCAGGACCCGGCGTTCTTCCGCTCCGCCGGGCAGGACGGCACGCGTGACGGCTGCCGGGTGCCGCTGCCGTGGTCCGGTGAGCGCGCGCCGTTCGGCTTCGGTCCGGCCGAGGGCGGTCCGAGCTGGCTGCCGCAGCCGGAGTCCTGGCGGGACCTGTCGGTGGCGGCGCAGACCGGTGACCCCACGTCGACGCTGGAGTTCTACCGCTCCGCGCTCGCCGTGCGCCGCGAGCACCCGGCGCTGGGCGCGGGCCGCGGTGTGGAGTGGCTGGACGCCCCCGAGGGCGTGCTCGCCTTCCGCCGCACGTGTGCGACGCGCGCGTTCGTCTGCACGGTGAACCTCACCGCCTCCCCCGTCACGCTGCCGACGCCCGGCGCCCTCCTGCTGGCGAGCGCGGGCGTGGCGCCGGGCGCCGACGAGACCGCCCTGCCGGCCGATTCGACGCTCTGGTGGGCAGCCTGA
- a CDS encoding APC family permease: protein MPATSTAERSAPTLRTGSLGTADITFFVVSAAAPLTVMAGVAPVALTLGGIGAPVGYLLAGVTLTVFAVGLTAMSRHVRGDGAFYAYITRGLGRPAGIAAALLAMLGYNGMETGVYGLLGTATQDTAHALFGADIPWLPVSLAGLLLIWYGGFRSIDFGAKLLGVLLVAETGILVLLAGGVLVKGGADGLSLAGLAPGNVLVPGTAAVLACASAAFTGFESTVIYRREARDPDRTVPRATYIAVAFLGLFYAFVVWTVIQAFGDEQVVKAASDDPAGLFFSAITTYVGAWAADLMHVLIVTSVLASLLAFHNAINRYSLALAEEGVLPKALGRVHPRHRSPYVAGAAQTVLGAAVVLAFAAAGADPYQQLLLWVNTPGMIGLLTLQLLAAVAGPCYFRRVSHQEGVLRTVVAPVVATVLLGVALVLVVTHVGLFTGASPLVNTLLVSLVPAVLVLGLALAWRLRRSRPEVYANFAAEPPPEPSERPAASLTTTSPTA from the coding sequence ATGCCTGCCACCAGCACCGCGGAGAGATCCGCGCCCACGCTCCGCACCGGCTCCCTCGGCACCGCCGACATCACCTTCTTCGTCGTCTCCGCCGCGGCCCCGCTCACCGTGATGGCGGGCGTCGCCCCGGTCGCCCTCACGCTCGGCGGCATCGGCGCCCCCGTCGGCTACCTCCTCGCGGGCGTCACGCTGACCGTCTTCGCCGTCGGGCTCACCGCGATGAGCCGGCACGTCCGCGGTGACGGTGCCTTCTACGCGTACATCACCCGCGGCCTCGGCCGCCCCGCCGGGATCGCTGCCGCGCTCCTCGCCATGCTCGGCTACAACGGCATGGAGACAGGCGTCTACGGCCTGCTCGGCACCGCCACCCAGGACACGGCGCACGCCCTCTTCGGCGCCGACATCCCCTGGCTCCCCGTCTCCCTCGCGGGCCTGCTGCTCATTTGGTACGGCGGCTTCCGCTCCATCGACTTCGGCGCGAAACTCCTCGGCGTCCTGCTCGTCGCCGAGACCGGCATCCTCGTACTGCTCGCGGGCGGCGTGCTCGTGAAGGGCGGCGCCGACGGGCTCAGCCTCGCGGGCCTCGCGCCGGGCAACGTCCTCGTCCCCGGCACCGCGGCCGTCCTGGCCTGCGCCTCCGCCGCGTTCACCGGCTTCGAGTCCACCGTCATCTACCGCCGTGAGGCCCGCGACCCGGACCGGACCGTGCCGCGCGCCACCTACATCGCCGTCGCGTTCCTCGGCCTCTTCTACGCCTTCGTCGTCTGGACCGTCATCCAGGCCTTCGGCGACGAGCAGGTCGTGAAGGCCGCGAGCGACGACCCCGCCGGGCTCTTCTTCTCCGCCATCACCACCTACGTCGGCGCCTGGGCCGCCGACCTCATGCACGTCCTCATCGTCACCAGCGTCCTCGCCTCCCTGCTCGCCTTCCACAACGCCATCAACCGCTACAGCCTCGCCCTGGCCGAAGAGGGCGTCCTGCCCAAGGCCCTCGGCCGCGTCCACCCGCGCCACCGCTCGCCGTACGTCGCGGGCGCCGCCCAGACCGTGCTCGGCGCGGCCGTCGTCCTCGCCTTCGCCGCGGCCGGCGCCGACCCGTACCAACAGCTCCTGCTGTGGGTCAACACGCCGGGGATGATCGGCCTGTTGACGCTCCAGCTGCTCGCCGCCGTCGCCGGGCCCTGCTACTTCCGCCGGGTCAGCCACCAGGAGGGCGTCCTGCGCACCGTCGTCGCCCCGGTCGTGGCGACGGTCCTGCTAGGCGTGGCCCTCGTCCTCGTCGTCACGCACGTCGGCCTCTTCACCGGAGCCTCGCCCCTGGTGAACACCCTCCTCGTCTCCCTCGTCCCCGCCGTCCTCGTCCTCGGCCTCGCGCTCGCGTGGCGGCTGCGCCGCAGCCGCCCCGAGGTCTACGCGAACTTCGCCGCGGAACCGCCCCCGGAACCCTCGGAGCGGCCCGCCGCTTCCCTCACCACGACCAGCCCCACCGCCTAG
- a CDS encoding LacI family DNA-binding transcriptional regulator, whose protein sequence is MTARLADIAAQAGVSEATVSRVLNGRPGVAAATRQSVLAALDVLGYERPVRLRRRSAGLVGLITPELENPIFPALAQVIGQALTRQGYTPVLATQTPGGSTEDELTEMLVDRGVAGIIFVSGLHADTSADMRRYERLRARDVPFVLVDGFSPEVRAPFISPDDRAAMRLAVTHLVSLGHTRVGLALGPRRFVPVQRKIEGFVRSMRDQLGLAPEEIEADLVQHSLYTLEGGQAAAAALMDRGCTAIACAGDMMALGAIRAARQRGLEVPDDVSVVGFDDSPLIAFTDPPLTTVRKPVPAMGQAAVRTLLEEIGGTPAPHSEFVFMPELVVRGSTASAPRRP, encoded by the coding sequence GTGACCGCACGGCTAGCCGACATCGCAGCCCAGGCGGGGGTCAGCGAAGCGACGGTGAGCCGCGTGCTCAACGGCAGGCCGGGCGTCGCGGCGGCCACCCGTCAGTCCGTGCTCGCCGCGCTCGACGTCCTCGGCTACGAACGCCCGGTGCGGCTGCGCCGGCGCAGCGCGGGCCTGGTCGGGCTGATCACGCCGGAGCTGGAGAACCCCATCTTCCCCGCGCTCGCGCAGGTCATCGGGCAGGCCCTGACCCGGCAGGGGTACACACCGGTCCTCGCCACCCAGACCCCCGGCGGCTCCACCGAGGACGAGCTGACCGAGATGCTGGTGGACCGCGGGGTGGCCGGCATCATCTTCGTCTCGGGGCTGCACGCGGACACCTCCGCCGACATGCGGCGCTACGAGCGGTTGCGGGCGCGGGACGTGCCGTTCGTCCTCGTGGACGGCTTCTCGCCCGAGGTGCGGGCGCCGTTCATCTCGCCGGACGACCGCGCGGCGATGCGGCTCGCGGTGACGCACCTCGTCTCGCTCGGTCATACGCGCGTGGGACTGGCCCTCGGCCCCAGGCGGTTCGTGCCGGTCCAGCGGAAGATCGAGGGCTTCGTGCGCTCGATGCGGGATCAGCTGGGACTGGCCCCGGAGGAGATCGAGGCGGACCTCGTCCAGCACTCCCTCTACACCCTGGAGGGCGGCCAGGCGGCGGCCGCGGCGCTGATGGACCGCGGCTGCACGGCGATCGCGTGTGCCGGCGACATGATGGCGCTCGGTGCGATACGGGCGGCGCGTCAGCGTGGCCTTGAGGTGCCGGACGACGTCTCGGTGGTCGGCTTCGACGATTCGCCGCTGATCGCGTTCACCGATCCACCGCTGACCACGGTGCGCAAGCCGGTGCCGGCGATGGGGCAGGCGGCGGTGCGTACACTCCTGGAGGAGATCGGCGGGACCCCCGCCCCGCACAGCGAGTTCGTCTTCATGCCGGAGCTGGTGGTTCGCGGTTCAACCGCTTCGGCCCCCAGGCGCCCCTAG
- a CDS encoding phosphatase PAP2 family protein: MGETIVTTLEGRQAPTASPIAGEEDDRNGRNLLRRLRTPRRPRLWFEILLIAVSYWTYSLIRNAVPEQKAQALRNADWIWRIEHDLGIAVERGVNHAVDSVTWLIVGMNYYYATLHFVVTLGVLVWLFRKHPGRYAATRLVLFATTAVALVGYYLYPLAPPRLMNGTTFIDTVLVHHTWGSMASGDLKNMSNQYAAMPSMHIGWSLWCGLTIFALASVPWAKVLGLLYPVATLVVIVATANHFWLDAVGGMICLAFGLTVTRLWYGALPHALPREV; encoded by the coding sequence ATGGGTGAGACGATCGTGACAACACTTGAGGGCCGACAGGCGCCCACCGCATCACCCATCGCGGGCGAGGAAGATGACCGCAATGGGCGGAATCTCCTGCGTCGTCTGCGGACCCCCCGCCGTCCCCGGCTGTGGTTCGAGATCCTGCTGATCGCGGTGAGTTACTGGACGTACTCACTGATCCGCAACGCCGTGCCGGAGCAGAAGGCGCAGGCGCTGCGCAACGCCGACTGGATCTGGCGGATCGAGCACGACCTCGGGATCGCCGTCGAGCGGGGCGTCAACCACGCCGTGGACTCCGTGACATGGCTCATCGTCGGCATGAACTACTACTACGCGACGCTGCACTTCGTGGTGACGCTCGGCGTACTGGTCTGGCTCTTCCGCAAGCATCCCGGGCGGTACGCGGCCACCCGCCTCGTCCTCTTCGCGACGACGGCGGTGGCCCTGGTCGGCTACTACCTCTATCCGCTGGCGCCGCCGCGCCTGATGAACGGCACCACCTTCATCGACACGGTCCTGGTGCACCACACGTGGGGCTCGATGGCCTCCGGCGACCTGAAGAACATGTCGAACCAGTACGCGGCGATGCCGTCGATGCACATCGGCTGGTCCCTGTGGTGCGGCCTGACGATCTTCGCCCTGGCGTCGGTGCCGTGGGCCAAGGTGCTCGGCCTGCTCTACCCCGTGGCGACGCTCGTGGTGATCGTGGCCACGGCCAACCACTTCTGGCTGGACGCGGTGGGCGGCATGATCTGCCTGGCCTTCGGCCTCACGGTCACCCGCCTCTGGTACGGCGCGCTGCCGCACGCACTACCACGCGAGGTGTAA
- a CDS encoding TetR/AcrR family transcriptional regulator C-terminal domain-containing protein: MGRPRTPLLDRERITTTALELVDGDGDFSVPRIAKRLGVQTGSVYHHVDGRDGIVELLRERVAEAIDSATLDPGRPWDASLAAWARSYRAAFAAHPRTIPLLMTSPVRAPRVLEQYERAVTLLLAAGFALPDVMPLIIALENMVLGSALDLAAPEAMWELTDTSATPALARALDAVPPGRADRAFELALAGFLAQAGAMLAAYDEPGGGQ; the protein is encoded by the coding sequence ATGGGCCGGCCGCGCACACCACTCCTGGACCGGGAGCGCATCACGACGACCGCGCTGGAACTCGTCGACGGCGACGGCGACTTCAGCGTGCCGCGGATCGCCAAGCGGCTGGGCGTGCAGACGGGCTCGGTGTACCACCATGTGGACGGCCGCGACGGCATCGTCGAGCTGCTGCGGGAACGGGTGGCCGAGGCGATCGACTCCGCCACGCTCGACCCCGGCCGCCCCTGGGACGCCTCCCTCGCCGCCTGGGCCCGCTCCTACCGCGCGGCCTTCGCGGCCCACCCCCGGACGATCCCCCTCCTGATGACGTCACCGGTGCGGGCACCGCGGGTGCTGGAGCAGTACGAGCGGGCGGTGACGCTGCTCCTGGCCGCCGGTTTCGCCCTGCCGGACGTCATGCCGCTGATCATCGCCCTGGAGAACATGGTGCTCGGCTCGGCGCTCGACCTCGCGGCGCCCGAGGCGATGTGGGAGCTGACGGACACGTCGGCGACGCCCGCGCTGGCCCGGGCCCTGGACGCGGTCCCCCCGGGCCGCGCGGACCGGGCCTTCGAGCTGGCGCTGGCGGGGTTCCTGGCGCAGGCGGGGGCCATGCTGGCGGCGTACGACGAGCCGGGCGGCGGCCAGTAG
- a CDS encoding amidohydrolase, which translates to MPTADLILTGARVRTLDPGRPHATALAVRDGVITAVADTDDGVRDWRGPGTEVIDLAGASLVPGLVDSHSHPVWGLEMATGLDLSAVRDLDGLRAALRGAERIGGWVVAWGLDHNAFGGRAVDRALIEDVLDGAPAFIRLYDGHSALVSGAALRAAGIEGPREFVQRSTVVCDADGRPTGHLIEHAAMDLVQSVLPRPSFAERRDRLVELLSAMAATGLTGAHVMDMGGGDVPQLLAAVEEAGDLPLRLRLAPWCMPGVGAEGIEEIIALQAEAGRLWRVGGAKFFMDGTVEGGTAWLEHADCHGQGTDAFWPDPEAYADAVRRLHAAGVRTATHAIGDAAVRHVLDTVASLGDGGRLAHRIEHIETVPDDTVPRFAELGVIASMQPPHTAYTRADHSDEWSKRLGDERAARAWRMRNLRDAGAYVALGSDWPIAHYDVREVLATARSPRGAASRGPGLTGLMALEGCTTHAAVAAGEGGAAGRIAPGCRADLTAFGLDPVVAPADEVAAAPVFLTVVGGRVAHRGV; encoded by the coding sequence GTGCCCACCGCCGACCTCATCCTCACCGGCGCCCGCGTCCGCACCCTCGACCCCGGCCGGCCGCACGCCACCGCGCTCGCCGTCCGTGACGGGGTGATCACCGCCGTCGCCGACACCGATGACGGCGTACGTGACTGGCGAGGGCCCGGCACCGAGGTGATCGACCTCGCCGGGGCGTCTCTCGTGCCCGGCCTCGTCGACTCCCACAGCCACCCCGTGTGGGGCCTGGAGATGGCCACGGGGCTCGATCTGTCCGCCGTACGCGATCTCGACGGGCTCCGGGCCGCGCTGCGCGGGGCCGAGCGGATCGGGGGATGGGTCGTCGCCTGGGGGCTCGACCACAACGCCTTCGGCGGGCGGGCCGTCGACCGCGCGCTCATCGAGGACGTGCTCGACGGCGCGCCCGCCTTCATCCGCCTCTACGACGGCCACTCCGCCCTGGTCAGCGGCGCCGCTCTGCGCGCGGCCGGCATCGAGGGTCCGAGGGAGTTCGTGCAGCGCTCCACCGTCGTGTGCGACGCGGACGGGCGGCCCACCGGGCACCTGATCGAGCACGCCGCGATGGATCTCGTCCAGTCCGTGCTGCCCCGGCCCTCCTTCGCCGAGCGCCGCGACCGCCTCGTGGAGCTGCTGTCCGCCATGGCGGCCACCGGCCTGACCGGCGCGCACGTCATGGACATGGGCGGCGGGGACGTACCGCAGCTGCTCGCGGCCGTCGAGGAGGCGGGCGACCTGCCGCTGCGGCTGCGGCTCGCCCCCTGGTGCATGCCCGGGGTGGGCGCGGAGGGCATCGAGGAGATCATCGCCCTCCAGGCCGAGGCGGGGCGGCTGTGGCGGGTCGGCGGCGCCAAATTCTTCATGGACGGCACGGTCGAGGGCGGCACCGCCTGGCTGGAGCACGCGGACTGCCACGGCCAGGGCACCGACGCCTTCTGGCCGGACCCGGAGGCGTACGCGGACGCCGTGCGGCGCCTGCACGCGGCCGGAGTGCGCACCGCCACGCACGCCATCGGGGACGCGGCCGTGCGGCACGTCCTCGACACCGTGGCGTCACTGGGTGACGGCGGCCGCCTCGCGCACCGGATCGAGCACATCGAGACCGTGCCGGACGACACGGTCCCGCGCTTCGCCGAGCTGGGCGTCATCGCCTCGATGCAGCCGCCGCACACCGCGTACACCCGGGCCGACCACAGCGACGAGTGGTCCAAGCGGCTCGGCGACGAGCGCGCCGCCCGGGCCTGGCGCATGCGCAACCTGCGGGACGCCGGGGCGTACGTGGCGCTCGGCTCCGACTGGCCGATCGCCCACTACGACGTACGTGAGGTCCTGGCCACCGCCCGCAGTCCGCGCGGGGCGGCTTCGCGGGGGCCGGGGCTCACGGGGCTCATGGCGCTGGAGGGCTGCACGACGCACGCGGCCGTCGCCGCGGGGGAGGGGGGCGCGGCGGGGCGGATCGCCCCTGGGTGCCGGGCGGATCTCACGGCGTTCGGGCTCGATCCGGTGGTGGCGCCGGCCGATGAGGTGGCGGCGGCGCCGGTGTTCCTCACGGTGGTGGGAGGGCGGGTCGCTCACCGCGGGGTTTGA